A region of the Candidatus Eremiobacteraceae bacterium genome:
GAGCCGCCCGCCGTTGTCACCGTTGACGAGCATCCGCGGCCCGACGTCACCATGGAGCAGCTCGCGAAACTCAAACCGGCATTTCGCGAAGGCGGCAGCGTGACGGCCGGCAACTCAAGCGGCATCAACGACGGCTCGGCCGGCGTGGTCCTGATGAGCGCCGACGAAGCCAAGAGACGCGGGCTCAAGCCGCTCGCGCGCATCATCACGTCGGCGGTGGCCGGCGTCGATCCAAATTGCATGGGGCTCGGTCCGATTCCGTCCACGCGCAAGGCGTTAGCACGCGCCGGACTAAAAGTCACCGACCTCGATCTCATCGAACTGAACGAAGCGTTCGCGGCGCAAGCGCTTGCCTGTGCGCGCGACCTTGAACTTCCGATGGAAATAATCAACGTCAACG
Encoded here:
- a CDS encoding acetyl-CoA C-acyltransferase, which codes for EPPAVVTVDEHPRPDVTMEQLAKLKPAFREGGSVTAGNSSGINDGSAGVVLMSADEAKRRGLKPLARIITSAVAGVDPNCMGLGPIPSTRKALARAGLKVTDLDLIELNEAFAAQALACARDLELPMEIINVNGGSIAIGHPLGCSGARILVTLLHAMQARGARRGLATMCIGVGQGIATIVERI